The following coding sequences lie in one Amycolatopsis cihanbeyliensis genomic window:
- a CDS encoding 3-hydroxyacyl-CoA dehydrogenase NAD-binding domain-containing protein — protein sequence MTISAEQAKAAFPDEVVTSAVTRLVSVPGLDKQVALVTLDNGLDHNRPSTFGPQGLLSLNAALDEAFAAEPAAIAVTGKPFIFAVGADLSGVEEISQPELARQIAQTGHDVFRRLTESTIPTFGFVNGAVMGGGLELALSCHYRTLSDNTAAIALPEVFLGLFPGWGGTQLLPNLIGPDAAVTVIIENALNQNKMLRPAQAVELGIVDEMFSSADYLEQSLLWLAKVVRGEISPQRKEIDRGQAWDDAIARARSIVDGKTKGASPGATKAVELLELARENDLDRGYAAETDALAEILMTDTLRAGLYSFNLVNKRAKKPAGAPDKSLARPVNKVGVVGAGLMASQLALLFVRRLKVPVVLTDIDQQRIDKGVSYVHDEIDKLLSKQRIAGDEANRLKALVSGSLSKEAFADADFVIEAVFEELGVKRQVFAEVEQHVGAEAILATNTSSLPVTEMAAKLEHPERVVGFHFFNPVAVLPLLEIVRGERTDDATLATAFAVGKQLKKSSVLVKDAPAFVVNRLLTRFLGEVLAAVDEGTPFEVADSALDPLGLPMTPMTLLQLVGPPVALHVAETMHAAFPDRFGVSENLKRFVDAGKSSVWSWDNQGNASVDPEVERLWQRGDNALSAERVRERALTALAQEARIMLDEGVVAEAQDIDLCLILGAGWPFWLGGITPYLDRSGVSEQVNGKPFLAPGTASVPR from the coding sequence ATGACGATTTCCGCAGAGCAGGCCAAGGCCGCCTTCCCGGACGAGGTCGTCACCAGTGCGGTCACCCGGCTGGTGTCGGTTCCCGGGCTCGACAAGCAGGTCGCGCTGGTTACGTTGGACAACGGGCTGGACCACAACCGGCCTTCCACCTTCGGGCCGCAGGGGCTGCTCAGCCTGAACGCGGCGCTGGACGAGGCGTTCGCCGCCGAGCCCGCCGCGATCGCGGTGACCGGCAAGCCGTTCATCTTCGCGGTGGGCGCGGACCTTTCCGGTGTGGAGGAGATCTCCCAGCCCGAGCTGGCGCGGCAGATCGCGCAGACCGGACACGATGTGTTCCGCCGGCTGACCGAGTCGACGATCCCGACCTTCGGCTTCGTCAACGGCGCGGTGATGGGCGGCGGGCTGGAGCTCGCGCTGTCCTGCCACTACCGGACGCTGTCGGACAACACCGCGGCCATCGCGCTGCCCGAGGTGTTCCTCGGGCTGTTCCCCGGCTGGGGCGGCACGCAGTTGCTGCCGAACCTGATCGGGCCGGACGCGGCGGTCACCGTGATCATCGAGAACGCGCTGAACCAGAACAAGATGCTCAGGCCCGCGCAGGCCGTCGAGCTCGGCATCGTGGACGAGATGTTCTCCAGCGCCGACTACCTCGAGCAGTCGCTGCTGTGGCTGGCCAAGGTGGTGCGCGGGGAGATCTCCCCGCAGCGCAAGGAGATCGACCGCGGGCAGGCATGGGACGACGCGATCGCCCGCGCCAGGTCCATCGTGGACGGAAAGACGAAGGGTGCGTCCCCCGGTGCGACCAAGGCGGTCGAGCTGCTGGAGCTGGCGCGGGAGAACGATCTCGACCGCGGGTACGCGGCGGAGACCGACGCGCTGGCCGAGATCCTGATGACGGACACCCTGCGCGCGGGCCTGTACTCGTTCAACCTGGTGAACAAGCGGGCCAAGAAGCCGGCTGGTGCCCCGGACAAGTCGCTGGCCCGCCCGGTGAACAAGGTGGGTGTCGTCGGCGCCGGGCTGATGGCCAGCCAGCTCGCGCTGCTGTTCGTGCGCAGGCTGAAGGTGCCGGTGGTGCTCACCGATATCGACCAGCAGCGCATCGACAAGGGCGTGTCCTATGTGCACGACGAGATCGACAAGCTGCTGAGCAAGCAGCGGATCGCGGGTGACGAGGCGAACCGGCTGAAGGCGCTGGTCAGCGGATCGCTTTCCAAGGAGGCCTTCGCCGACGCCGACTTCGTGATCGAGGCGGTGTTCGAGGAGCTCGGCGTGAAGCGGCAGGTGTTCGCCGAGGTGGAGCAGCACGTCGGCGCCGAGGCGATCCTGGCGACCAACACCTCCTCGCTGCCCGTCACCGAGATGGCCGCGAAGCTGGAGCACCCCGAGCGGGTGGTCGGTTTCCACTTCTTCAACCCGGTTGCGGTGCTGCCGCTGCTGGAGATCGTGCGCGGGGAGCGCACCGACGACGCGACGCTGGCCACGGCCTTCGCGGTCGGCAAGCAGCTGAAGAAGTCCAGCGTGCTGGTGAAGGACGCGCCCGCGTTCGTGGTGAACCGGCTGCTCACCCGGTTCCTCGGCGAGGTGCTGGCCGCGGTGGACGAGGGCACCCCGTTCGAGGTGGCCGACAGCGCCCTGGACCCGCTCGGGCTGCCGATGACGCCGATGACCCTGCTCCAGCTGGTCGGCCCTCCGGTGGCGCTGCACGTCGCGGAGACCATGCACGCGGCCTTCCCGGACCGGTTCGGGGTCAGCGAGAACCTCAAGCGGTTCGTGGACGCGGGCAAGTCCTCGGTGTGGTCCTGGGACAACCAGGGCAATGCCTCGGTCGATCCCGAGGTCGAGCGGCTGTGGCAGCGGGGCGACAACGCCCTGTCCGCGGAGCGGGTGCGGGAACGCGCGCTGACCGCGCTGGCCCAGGAGGCGCGCATCATGCTGGACGAGGGCGTGGTGGCCGAGGCGCAGGACATCGACCTGTGCCTGATCCTCGGCGCGGGCTGGCCGTTCTGGCTGGGCGGCATCACCCCCTACCTGGACCGTAGCGGGGTGTCCGAGCAGGTCAACGGCAAGCCCTTCCTGGCTCCGGGCACCGCCTCCGTCCCTCGCTGA
- a CDS encoding NAD(P)H-binding protein encodes MTEKPILVLGGTGKIGRRVAARLRAAGHSVRVASRSGEVRFDWTDESTWDTALDGVGPVFVALPEEGGDAAPFVAHAAGRGVTRFVALSGRGVEEIGEPSMLGLERAVRESGVDWTIVRAGWFHQNFDEGMLAEGVRNGVLEVPVGDGLEPFVDAEDIAEVLATVLTTEGHVGRTYELSGPRALSFAEVAEILSGATGRRIEFRDVPAEKYAAGLVAEGVPDDVAKMLAEVFAFIRYGHSEPLVDGVQRVLGRAPRSFEDYAGAVTW; translated from the coding sequence ATGACTGAGAAACCAATTCTTGTCCTCGGCGGTACCGGCAAGATCGGCCGCCGGGTGGCCGCCCGGTTGCGGGCCGCCGGCCACTCGGTGCGCGTGGCCTCCCGTTCCGGGGAGGTCCGGTTCGACTGGACCGACGAGTCCACCTGGGACACTGCGCTGGACGGGGTGGGTCCCGTCTTCGTCGCATTGCCCGAGGAGGGCGGCGACGCGGCCCCGTTCGTGGCGCACGCGGCCGGGCGCGGGGTCACGCGTTTCGTCGCCCTGTCCGGCAGGGGTGTCGAGGAGATCGGTGAGCCGAGCATGCTGGGGCTCGAGCGGGCGGTGCGGGAGTCCGGTGTGGACTGGACGATCGTGCGGGCGGGGTGGTTCCACCAGAACTTCGACGAGGGCATGCTCGCCGAGGGTGTCCGGAACGGCGTGCTGGAGGTGCCGGTGGGGGATGGCCTGGAGCCGTTCGTGGACGCCGAGGACATCGCCGAGGTGCTGGCCACGGTCCTGACCACCGAGGGGCACGTGGGGCGGACCTACGAGCTGTCCGGCCCGAGGGCGCTGTCGTTCGCCGAGGTCGCGGAGATCCTGTCCGGGGCGACGGGACGGCGGATCGAGTTCCGCGACGTGCCCGCGGAGAAGTACGCGGCCGGCCTGGTAGCCGAGGGTGTTCCGGATGACGTGGCGAAGATGCTTGCCGAGGTGTTCGCGTTCATCCGGTACGGGCACAGCGAGCCACTCGTCGACGGTGTCCAGCGGGTGCTGGGCCGGGCGCCACGCAGCTTCGAGGACTACGCGGGGGCCGTCACCTGGTGA
- a CDS encoding AraC family transcriptional regulator, which yields MDVFTDLVRGFRADGAMFGQSILTAPWSHRFAHDAALTVCTLLEGAGWLLPTAGEPIRLGCGDVAIVRGPDPFVVADEPGTEPQIVIHGSELCLSTADGTNLAETTRLGPRTWGAARTGTAALLIGAYQARGEPCDRLLRALPPVAVVRAGGQPCPEFELIKVELERERPGQHLVLDRLLDLLLVCTLRDWFDRPEAEPPAWYRALADPVAGPALRAMHDNPAHGWTVAGLARAAGVSRAALARRFTELVGQPPLTYLTSWRMALAADLLREPGSTVRSVATEVGYADGFAFSAAFRRVRGIRPSAHATASGR from the coding sequence GTGGATGTCTTCACCGACCTCGTTCGCGGGTTCCGTGCCGACGGCGCGATGTTCGGCCAGTCGATCCTGACCGCACCCTGGTCGCACCGGTTCGCCCACGACGCCGCCCTCACCGTGTGCACGCTGCTGGAGGGCGCCGGGTGGCTGCTGCCGACCGCTGGCGAACCCATCCGGCTGGGATGCGGTGACGTCGCCATCGTCCGCGGCCCCGACCCGTTCGTCGTGGCCGACGAGCCCGGCACCGAGCCCCAGATCGTGATCCACGGCAGCGAGCTGTGCCTGAGCACGGCCGACGGGACGAACCTCGCCGAGACCACCCGGCTCGGCCCCCGGACGTGGGGTGCGGCCAGGACCGGCACCGCCGCCCTGCTCATCGGTGCCTACCAGGCGCGGGGCGAGCCATGTGATCGGCTGCTGCGCGCGCTGCCGCCGGTGGCCGTGGTTCGCGCGGGCGGGCAGCCCTGCCCCGAATTCGAGCTGATCAAGGTGGAGCTGGAACGGGAACGGCCAGGCCAGCATCTGGTCCTGGACCGGCTGCTCGACCTGCTGCTGGTGTGCACGTTGCGGGACTGGTTCGACCGGCCGGAGGCCGAGCCGCCCGCCTGGTACCGGGCGCTGGCCGACCCGGTGGCCGGGCCCGCCCTGCGGGCGATGCACGACAACCCGGCGCACGGGTGGACGGTGGCCGGACTCGCCAGGGCCGCGGGCGTGTCACGGGCGGCCCTGGCCCGCCGGTTCACCGAACTGGTCGGCCAGCCACCGCTGACCTACCTCACGAGTTGGCGGATGGCGCTGGCCGCCGACCTGCTCCGCGAACCGGGCAGCACGGTGCGATCGGTGGCCACGGAGGTCGGCTACGCCGACGGTTTCGCCTTCAGCGCGGCGTTCAGGCGGGTGCGCGGAATCAGGCCCAGCGCCCACGCGACCGCGAGCGGGCGATGA
- a CDS encoding aldo/keto reductase — protein MTSTVPLPEDVRLPRIGFGVYKIPDDEVTEAVRTAIEAGYRSIDTATLYGNERGVGRAVRECGLPREELFVTTKLWNTDHGYDSALRALDTSLAELGMDYVDLYLIHWPQPKLDRYVEIWRALQKLRADGRVRAIGVSNFSEEHLRRLLDETGVAPAVNQVEAHPNLQQAALRAFHERNEIVTEAWRPLGLGPELFETQVVRTVAGKHGKTPAQAVLRWHLEMGHVIIPKSVTPERIAENIDIFDFELDAQDVAGFATLESGARLGPEPGAG, from the coding sequence ATGACCTCCACCGTCCCCCTGCCCGAGGACGTCCGGCTTCCGCGGATCGGTTTCGGCGTCTACAAGATCCCCGACGACGAGGTGACCGAGGCCGTGCGCACGGCGATCGAGGCCGGCTACCGCAGCATCGACACCGCGACGCTGTACGGCAACGAGCGGGGCGTCGGCCGGGCCGTGCGGGAGTGCGGGCTGCCGCGCGAGGAGTTGTTCGTCACCACCAAGCTGTGGAACACCGACCACGGCTACGATTCCGCGCTGCGGGCGTTGGACACCAGCCTCGCCGAGCTCGGCATGGACTACGTCGACCTGTACCTGATCCACTGGCCGCAGCCGAAGCTGGACCGCTACGTGGAGATCTGGCGGGCGCTGCAGAAACTGCGCGCCGACGGCAGGGTGCGGGCGATCGGCGTGTCGAACTTCTCCGAGGAGCACCTGCGCAGGCTGCTCGACGAGACCGGTGTGGCGCCCGCGGTGAACCAGGTCGAGGCGCACCCGAACCTGCAGCAGGCGGCGCTGCGGGCCTTCCACGAGCGCAACGAGATTGTCACCGAGGCATGGCGGCCACTGGGGCTCGGGCCGGAGCTGTTCGAAACGCAGGTGGTGCGGACCGTGGCGGGCAAGCACGGCAAGACACCCGCGCAGGCGGTGTTGCGCTGGCACCTCGAGATGGGGCACGTGATCATCCCGAAGTCGGTCACTCCGGAACGGATCGCGGAGAACATCGACATCTTCGACTTCGAGCTGGACGCTCAGGACGTCGCGGGCTTCGCGACCCTGGAAAGTGGCGCCCGGCTCGGCCCCGAGCCGGGCGCGGGCTGA
- a CDS encoding sensor histidine kinase — MLAAGVSVVLLWLTWTLVGDAVAEVPQMPPGTTVRVDGVVVEASTLAEHLRDQARQRVLVAGAVAFCCVVAAAGILAWTLTSRVLRPLREITTTARRLSGESMGERIGALRTRDELAELAETFDAMLDRLQAAFEGQRHFVANASHELRTPLSVIRTELDVTLADESADEAELRRMAEVVRHATERAENLVNSLLLLARTDGAGLAATEPVDLATVVDSAWRAVLTEARQRELRVELNTVSTPVAGDPALLERVAGNLLENAVRHNLDGGWVEVSTHPGAHWSMLRVRSSGALVDPATVTELFEPFRRAGVARTARSGAGLGLSIVRAAVQAHGGTLSAEPVVGGGLAISVYLPAVPG, encoded by the coding sequence ATGCTGGCGGCCGGCGTCAGCGTCGTCCTGCTGTGGTTGACCTGGACCCTGGTCGGTGACGCGGTCGCCGAGGTACCGCAGATGCCGCCCGGTACCACCGTCCGGGTCGACGGGGTGGTGGTGGAGGCCTCGACACTCGCGGAGCACCTGCGCGACCAGGCCAGGCAACGTGTGCTGGTGGCGGGCGCGGTGGCGTTCTGTTGCGTGGTCGCGGCCGCCGGCATCCTGGCCTGGACGCTGACCTCGCGGGTGCTGCGGCCACTGCGGGAGATCACCACGACCGCCCGCAGGCTCTCCGGGGAGTCCATGGGCGAGCGCATCGGCGCGCTGCGGACCAGGGACGAGCTCGCCGAGCTCGCCGAGACCTTCGACGCGATGCTGGACCGGCTGCAGGCCGCGTTCGAGGGGCAACGCCACTTCGTCGCCAACGCCAGTCACGAGCTGCGTACCCCGCTGTCGGTGATCCGCACCGAGCTGGACGTCACCCTCGCCGACGAGAGCGCCGACGAGGCCGAGTTGCGCCGGATGGCGGAGGTGGTGCGGCACGCCACCGAGCGGGCGGAGAACCTGGTGAACTCGTTGCTGCTGCTGGCGCGGACCGATGGGGCGGGGCTCGCGGCCACCGAACCGGTCGACCTCGCCACGGTGGTGGACAGCGCCTGGCGCGCGGTGCTGACCGAGGCACGGCAGCGCGAGCTGCGGGTGGAGCTGAACACCGTGTCCACCCCGGTGGCGGGGGATCCGGCGCTGCTGGAGCGGGTGGCGGGCAACCTGCTGGAGAACGCGGTGCGGCACAACCTGGACGGCGGATGGGTCGAGGTCAGCACCCATCCGGGTGCGCACTGGTCGATGCTGCGGGTGCGTTCCTCCGGGGCGCTGGTTGACCCGGCCACCGTGACCGAGCTGTTCGAACCGTTCCGCCGGGCGGGGGTGGCGCGGACCGCGCGGTCCGGAGCGGGGCTCGGACTGTCCATCGTGCGTGCCGCGGTACAGGCGCACGGTGGCACGCTGTCCGCGGAACCGGTGGTCGGCGGCGGGCTCGCGATCAGCGTGTACCTGCCAGCCGTGCCCGGCTGA
- a CDS encoding response regulator transcription factor, protein MRILVVEDEEPLAEAIARGLRREGMAVDVAFTGDEGHEKAAITRYDVVLLDRDLPGMSGDELCKEIVGSGELTRVLMLTASGAIADRVEGLSLGADDYLAKPFAFPELVARVRALGRRATPAAPPLLTAGDVELDPARRTVRRSSGPVELTRKEFGVLEVLLSAGGSVVSSEELLERVWDENADPFTTTVRVTVMTLRKKLGEPGIIETVVGSGYRVPDAGQR, encoded by the coding sequence GTGCGGATTCTGGTAGTTGAGGACGAAGAACCCCTCGCCGAGGCCATCGCGCGCGGGTTGCGCCGCGAGGGCATGGCCGTGGACGTCGCGTTCACCGGCGATGAGGGGCATGAGAAGGCGGCGATCACCCGGTACGACGTCGTCCTGCTGGACCGTGACCTGCCCGGTATGTCGGGCGACGAACTGTGCAAGGAAATCGTCGGCTCCGGTGAGCTGACCAGGGTGCTCATGCTGACCGCGAGCGGCGCCATCGCCGACCGGGTGGAGGGTCTTTCCCTCGGGGCCGACGACTACCTCGCCAAGCCGTTCGCCTTCCCGGAACTGGTCGCCAGGGTGCGTGCCCTCGGCAGGCGCGCCACCCCGGCGGCGCCGCCGCTGCTGACCGCGGGCGATGTGGAGCTCGATCCGGCACGGCGTACCGTACGCAGGTCGAGTGGGCCGGTGGAGCTCACCCGCAAGGAGTTCGGCGTGCTCGAGGTACTGCTGTCCGCGGGCGGCTCCGTGGTGAGCAGCGAGGAGCTGCTGGAACGCGTGTGGGACGAGAACGCCGACCCGTTCACCACGACGGTGCGAGTGACGGTGATGACATTGCGGAAGAAGCTGGGTGAGCCGGGGATCATCGAGACGGTGGTCGGCTCCGGGTATCGCGTGCCCGACGCCGGCCAGCGGTGA
- the dxs gene encoding 1-deoxy-D-xylulose-5-phosphate synthase, which translates to MTLLESVHGPADLKRMEHGELTRLADELRDFLVDTVCASGGHLGPNLGVVELTLAVHRVFDSPRDAVLFDVGHQSYVHKAVTGRGSEFAGLRQQGGIAGYPARAESEHDLVENSHASTALSYADGLAKAFQLAGEDRHAVAVVGDGALTGGMCWEALNNIAADPHRPIVIVVNDNGRSYSPTIGGIAEHLAALRLQPGYERLLDGGRELLQSTPVVGRPLYAALHAAKAGLKDALSPQRMFSDLGLKYLGPVDGHDLVALEKAMLSARAFGGPVIVHAVTEKGHGYPPAVNHEADQMHQTDPIDPATGKPPAKGTSWTSVFGTELARIGEERPDVVVITAAMLRSTGLHTFAEAHPDRWFDVGIAEQHAMTSAAGLAMGGMHPVVAVYSTFLNRAFDQLLMDVALHRQPVTVVLDRAGITGPDGPSHHGMWDLSLLGMVPGIRVAAPRDAQTLREELREAVAIDDGPSVLRFSKGGVVESLPAQRRIGTVDVLRTPEPGDRDVLLVAVGAFAKLGLTAADRLGDQGIGVTVVDPRWVLPVPGELVELARQHRMVVTVEDSGRHGGFGSALATALRDAECDIPLRDLAVPQEFHPHGSRDEVLAAVGLTGQDVARKVTGWAAEVIGEPRPGAVAPPQFRSARD; encoded by the coding sequence GTGACGTTGCTGGAATCCGTGCACGGACCGGCTGATCTCAAACGGATGGAGCATGGCGAGCTGACGCGGCTGGCCGATGAGCTCAGGGATTTCCTCGTCGACACGGTGTGCGCGAGCGGTGGCCACCTGGGCCCGAACCTCGGCGTGGTCGAGCTCACCCTCGCGGTGCACCGGGTGTTCGACTCGCCGCGGGACGCCGTCCTCTTCGACGTCGGCCACCAGTCCTACGTGCACAAGGCCGTCACCGGCCGCGGCTCCGAGTTCGCGGGACTGCGCCAGCAGGGCGGCATCGCCGGGTACCCGGCCCGCGCCGAGAGCGAGCACGACCTGGTGGAGAACAGTCACGCCTCCACCGCGTTGTCCTATGCCGACGGCCTCGCCAAGGCGTTCCAGCTCGCCGGCGAGGACCGGCACGCCGTCGCGGTGGTCGGGGACGGCGCGCTCACCGGGGGGATGTGCTGGGAGGCACTGAACAACATCGCCGCCGATCCACACCGGCCGATCGTCATCGTGGTGAACGACAACGGCCGCTCCTACTCGCCGACCATCGGCGGCATCGCCGAGCACCTGGCCGCGTTGCGGTTGCAGCCCGGCTACGAGCGGCTGCTGGACGGCGGGCGCGAGCTGCTGCAGTCCACCCCGGTGGTGGGCAGGCCGCTGTACGCCGCGCTGCACGCCGCGAAGGCGGGGCTGAAGGACGCGCTGAGCCCGCAGCGGATGTTCTCCGACCTCGGCTTGAAGTACCTCGGGCCGGTCGACGGGCACGACCTCGTGGCGCTGGAGAAGGCGATGCTCAGCGCGCGGGCTTTCGGCGGCCCGGTGATCGTGCACGCGGTTACCGAGAAGGGCCATGGTTACCCGCCCGCGGTGAACCACGAGGCCGACCAGATGCACCAGACCGACCCGATCGACCCGGCGACAGGCAAGCCGCCGGCCAAGGGCACGAGCTGGACCTCGGTGTTCGGCACGGAGCTGGCGAGGATCGGCGAGGAGCGGCCTGATGTGGTGGTGATCACCGCCGCGATGCTGCGTTCCACCGGGCTGCACACCTTCGCCGAGGCGCACCCGGACCGCTGGTTCGACGTCGGCATCGCCGAGCAGCACGCGATGACCTCCGCAGCCGGCCTGGCGATGGGCGGTATGCACCCGGTGGTCGCGGTGTACTCGACCTTCCTCAACCGCGCGTTCGACCAGCTCCTGATGGATGTGGCGCTGCACCGTCAGCCGGTGACCGTGGTGCTGGACCGCGCGGGCATCACCGGGCCGGACGGCCCGAGCCACCACGGCATGTGGGACCTGTCCCTGCTGGGCATGGTGCCCGGCATCCGGGTGGCCGCGCCACGGGACGCGCAGACCCTGCGGGAGGAGCTGCGCGAGGCGGTGGCCATCGACGACGGGCCCAGCGTGCTGCGCTTCTCCAAGGGTGGGGTAGTCGAGTCGCTGCCGGCGCAGCGGCGGATCGGCACGGTGGACGTGCTGCGTACCCCCGAGCCCGGCGACCGGGATGTGCTGCTGGTCGCCGTCGGCGCGTTCGCCAAGCTCGGCCTCACCGCCGCCGACCGGCTCGGGGACCAGGGCATCGGGGTCACCGTGGTGGATCCCCGCTGGGTGCTCCCGGTGCCGGGGGAGCTGGTGGAGCTGGCCCGGCAGCACCGGATGGTGGTCACCGTGGAGGACAGCGGGCGGCACGGCGGGTTCGGCTCCGCGCTGGCGACCGCGCTGCGGGACGCCGAATGCGACATCCCGCTGCGCGATCTCGCCGTCCCGCAGGAGTTCCACCCGCACGGTTCCCGGGACGAGGTGCTCGCCGCGGTGGGGCTGACCGGGCAGGACGTGGCCCGCAAGGTGACCGGCTGGGCGGCCGAGGTGATCGGCGAGCCGCGGCCGGGTGCGGTCGCACCGCCACAGTTCCGCTCCGCACGGGACTGA
- a CDS encoding aldehyde dehydrogenase family protein has translation MADFYIGGQWVAARDGRTRDIHCPANGSLVASVAEGGREDTEAAIAAAREAFDNGPWPSTAAAERGDVLLRAAELLERRKDAFARAESLDTGKRLVESEYDLDDIAACFRYFGKLAGNDAGRVVDTGNPDAFSRVVYEPVGVCGLITPWNFPLLQTAWKVAPALAAGNTFVLKPSELTPHTSILLMRLLSDAGVPDGVANLVLGAGPEVGAPLAEHPDVDLVSFTGGLVTGRRIAAAAATTVKKVALELGGKNPNVVFADADFETAVDFALTAIFLHSGQVCSAGSRLIVEQSIHDAFVDEVVRRAELIRLGGPFDPDAETGPLISAAHREKVEAYVAAAIAEGAVLRTGGRRPEEERLADGYYYLPTVLDNVRPRGTAVVEESFGPVLTVETFTSEDEAVRIANDTHYGLAGAVFTNDAGRAQRVAGRLRHGTVWINDFHPYLPQAEWGGFKQSGFGRELGPGGLAEYQEAKHIYQNLRPAPGYWFSSEQA, from the coding sequence ATGGCGGACTTCTACATCGGCGGCCAGTGGGTGGCGGCCAGGGACGGCAGGACGCGGGACATCCACTGCCCCGCGAACGGCTCGCTGGTGGCGAGCGTCGCCGAGGGCGGTCGCGAGGACACCGAGGCGGCCATCGCGGCCGCCCGCGAGGCGTTCGACAACGGACCGTGGCCGTCCACCGCGGCGGCCGAGCGCGGGGACGTGCTGCTGCGCGCCGCCGAGCTGCTGGAGCGGCGCAAGGACGCTTTCGCCCGCGCCGAGTCGCTGGACACCGGCAAACGGCTGGTGGAGAGCGAGTACGACCTGGACGACATCGCCGCCTGCTTCCGCTACTTCGGCAAGCTGGCCGGGAACGACGCCGGCCGGGTGGTGGACACCGGGAACCCCGACGCGTTCAGCCGGGTGGTGTACGAGCCGGTCGGCGTCTGCGGGCTGATCACCCCGTGGAACTTCCCGCTGCTGCAGACGGCGTGGAAGGTCGCGCCGGCGCTGGCCGCGGGGAACACCTTCGTGTTGAAGCCGAGTGAGCTGACCCCGCACACCTCGATCCTGCTGATGCGGCTGCTGTCCGACGCCGGGGTGCCGGACGGGGTGGCGAACCTGGTGCTCGGCGCCGGGCCGGAGGTCGGTGCCCCGCTGGCCGAGCACCCGGATGTGGATCTGGTCTCCTTCACCGGCGGGCTGGTCACCGGCCGCCGGATCGCCGCGGCCGCCGCGACCACGGTCAAGAAGGTGGCGCTGGAACTGGGCGGTAAGAATCCGAACGTGGTCTTCGCCGACGCGGACTTCGAGACCGCGGTGGACTTCGCGCTCACCGCGATCTTCCTGCACTCCGGGCAGGTGTGCTCGGCGGGCTCGCGGCTGATCGTCGAGCAGAGCATCCACGACGCCTTCGTGGACGAGGTGGTGCGCAGGGCCGAGCTGATCAGGCTGGGCGGGCCCTTCGACCCGGACGCCGAGACCGGACCGCTGATCTCCGCGGCGCACCGGGAGAAGGTCGAGGCCTACGTGGCCGCCGCCATCGCCGAGGGCGCCGTGCTGCGCACCGGCGGCCGCCGCCCGGAGGAGGAGCGGCTGGCCGACGGCTACTACTACCTGCCGACGGTGCTGGACAACGTGCGCCCACGCGGCACCGCCGTCGTCGAGGAGTCCTTCGGTCCGGTGCTGACCGTGGAGACCTTCACGAGCGAGGACGAGGCGGTCCGGATCGCGAACGACACGCACTACGGCCTCGCCGGTGCGGTGTTCACCAACGACGCCGGGCGCGCGCAGCGCGTGGCCGGCAGGCTGCGGCACGGCACGGTGTGGATCAACGACTTCCACCCCTACCTGCCGCAGGCCGAATGGGGCGGGTTCAAGCAGTCCGGTTTCGGGCGCGAACTCGGCCCGGGTGGCCTCGCCGAGTACCAGGAGGCGAAGCACATCTACCAGAACCTGCGGCCCGCACCCGGGTACTGGTTCTCCAGCGAGCAGGCCTGA